In one window of Mus pahari chromosome 3, PAHARI_EIJ_v1.1, whole genome shotgun sequence DNA:
- the Mymk gene encoding protein myomaker → MGTVVAKLLLPTLSSLAFLPTVSIATKRRFYMEAMVYLFTMFFVAFSHACDGPGLSVLCFMRRDILEYFSIYGTALSMWVSLMALADFDEPQRSTFTMLGVLTIAVRTFHDRWGYGVYSGPIGTATLIIAVKWLKKMKEKKGLFPDKSVYTQQIGPGLCFGALALMLRFFFEEWDYTYVHSFYHCALAMSFVLLLPKVNKKAGNAGAPAKLTFSTLCCTCV, encoded by the exons ATGGGGACAGTTGTAGCCAAACTGCTCCTGCCTACCCTCAGCAGCCTGGCCTTCCTCCCGACAGTGAGCATTGCTACCAAGAGACGTTTCTACATGGAGGCCATGGTCTATCTCTTCACCATGTTCTTTGTGGCG TTCTCCCACGCCTGTGATGGGCCTGGTTTGTCTGTGCTGTGCTTCATGCGCCGTGACATTCTGGAGTACTTCAGCATCTATGGAACAGCCCTGAGCATGTGGGTCTCCCTGATGG CGCTGGCCGACTTTGATGAACCCCAGAGATCGACCTTCACAATGCTTGGCGTCCTTACCATCGCTGTGCGGACTTTCCATGACCGCTGGGGTTATGGGGTATACTCCGGTCCCATAGGCACGGCCACCCTCATCATTGCTGTAAAGTGG CtgaagaagatgaaagagaagaagggCCTGTTCCCCGACAAGAGCGTCTACACCCAGCAGATAGGCCCCGGCCTGTGCTTTGGGGCCCTGGCCCTGATGCTTCGCTTCTTCTTTGAG GAATGGGATTACACCTACGTCCACAGCTTCTACCACTGTGCCCTGGCCATGTCCTTTGTCCTGCTGCTGCCCAAGGTCAACAAGAAGGCTGGGAACGCGGGGGCCCCCGCTAAGCTGACCTTCTCCACCCTCTGCTGCACTTGTGTCTGA